From a single Perognathus longimembris pacificus isolate PPM17 unplaced genomic scaffold, ASM2315922v1 HiC_scaffold_5408, whole genome shotgun sequence genomic region:
- the LOC125345224 gene encoding F-box only protein 9-like, with translation MAEAEEDCHSDAVRAGDDEDESPAGSDLQTQLQMFRAQWMFELAPGVGASSLETQPCRAARGAPLKAVADTKGKQELAKEEKARELFLKAVEEEQNGALYEGTPPLVDAGHPPALRAPTPSPAEDFPSGASFSVF, from the exons GCAGAAGCCGAGGAGGATTGTCACTCTGACGCTGTCAGAGCCGGGGACGATGAAGACGAGAGTCCTGCGGGATCAGACCTGCAG ACACAGCTGCAGATGTTCCGGGCTCAGTGGATGTTTGAGCTTGCCCCGGGCGTGGGGGCCAGCAGCTTGGAGACCCAGCCTTGCAGAGCGGCAAGAGGCGCCCCACTGAAAGCAGTGGCAGATACCAAAGGGAAACAAGAACTGGCAAAGGAGGAGAAG GCGCGAGAACTCTTCTTGAAGGCAGTAGAGGAGGAGCAAAATGGAGCCCTCTATGAAGGTACGCCTCCTCTTGTGGACGCAGGCCATCCGCCCGCCCTGAGGGCGCCCACGCCTTCTCCTGCCGAGGACTTCCCCAGTGGGGCTTCATTCTCCGTGTTCTGA